One window of the Deinococcus ruber genome contains the following:
- the lipA gene encoding lipoyl synthase, producing MTQQEPKFIKNGIYRKDSVKTRDPKPDWLRVTIPTGGVFGEVKKIVKEHLLHTVCEEAMCPNIGECWSRGTATFMLMGHICTRACRFCAVDTGNPMGKLDLEEPASVADSVRLMGLKYVVLTSVDRDDLPDGGAYHFAKTVAAIKRVNPETKVEALTPDFGGNTACVELVLDSNVDVYAQNLETVRRLTHPVRDIRAGYDRTLSVLKHAKTVRPDVITKTSIMLGLGETREELLETMRDCLEAGVDVLTFGQYLRPTQHHLPVERYVTPAEFDELREIGMSMGFLEVVSGPLVRSSYKAEQVLEKGRLPGALAHLGDGDLLGMA from the coding sequence ATGACGCAGCAGGAACCCAAATTCATCAAGAACGGCATCTACCGCAAGGATTCGGTCAAAACCCGCGATCCCAAACCCGATTGGCTGCGCGTGACCATTCCCACGGGCGGCGTGTTCGGCGAAGTCAAGAAGATCGTGAAGGAACACCTCCTGCACACCGTCTGCGAGGAGGCCATGTGCCCCAACATCGGTGAGTGCTGGAGCCGGGGCACCGCGACCTTCATGCTGATGGGCCATATCTGCACGCGGGCCTGCCGGTTCTGCGCGGTAGATACCGGCAACCCTATGGGCAAGCTCGATCTGGAAGAACCCGCCAGCGTGGCCGACAGCGTGCGCCTGATGGGGCTGAAATACGTGGTGCTGACGAGCGTTGACCGCGACGATCTGCCCGACGGCGGCGCGTACCACTTCGCCAAGACGGTGGCGGCGATCAAGCGCGTGAATCCCGAAACGAAGGTAGAAGCCCTGACGCCCGATTTTGGGGGCAACACGGCCTGCGTCGAACTGGTGCTGGACAGCAATGTGGATGTATACGCGCAGAATCTGGAAACCGTGCGCCGCCTGACGCATCCGGTACGCGACATCCGCGCCGGATATGACCGCACGCTGAGTGTGCTGAAGCACGCCAAGACCGTGCGCCCCGACGTGATCACCAAGACGAGCATCATGCTGGGCCTGGGCGAAACCCGCGAGGAACTGCTGGAAACCATGCGCGACTGCCTGGAAGCGGGCGTGGACGTGCTGACCTTCGGCCAGTACCTGCGGCCCACGCAGCACCACCTGCCCGTCGAGCGCTACGTGACGCCCGCCGAATTCGACGAACTGCGCGAAATCGGCATGAGCATGGGCTTTCTGGAAGTGGTGAGCGGGCCGCTGGTTCGCAGCAGCTACAAGGCCGAGCAGGTACTGGAAAAGGGCCGCCTGCCGGGAGCGCTGGCCCACCTGGGCGACGGCGATCTGCTGGGCATG